The DNA segment TTGGAAGAATGGTttgggggaagaaggaaaaacaatagTAAAAGGAGAAGCCCAtcgatggtggtggcacatatctttactcttggaaagcagaggctgcAGATCCCTGTGAGcttaaggctaacctggtctacaagtcgagttccaggacagccagggctacactgagaaaccctctatctaaacaaaaaaacaaagcaaagcccaataaaacaaaaaagaaagaaaaaagggagggagtggTCCAGGTGTGGTGTTCTACTCCTTGATCCATGCCCTGAAAGACAAGACAGGTAGAGCTCTCTGAGTTTGTGATCAggctgatctacaaagtgaggtctaggctagcctgggctatacagagagaccttgcctccaaaaagaaaggagggattggagggaggaggaactatTGATCATTTTGCCCCTTCTATTTTCTTTGTCCAGATTCTTCAGAGGAGACCCCTCCAGCTACTCAGAACTTTATCATTCCAAAAAAGGAGATCCACACCGTTCCAGATATGGGCAAATGGAAGCGGTCTCAGGTACGAGTGACGCCCGCACTTGAGTGTTGGAGCTGGGGGAGAATCTAAGGCTCTTTAATTGGTAGCTTTCCAGACAGCCCAGGGTTATGTGCCCCTTGACACTCCTGCTCTTGGCACCCAAGCTGTCAGTTCTAAGGAGGGAAATGAGAAGgtagctgtctccctccctcccactcagTGCACAGAGTTGCTTTATCAGGAAGGCCTGGCTGAGGCCCTGGTAAGTCTGGAGCGTCCCACTCTGGTTAAATCACATTCATCGCTCCTTTAATGTTATACTGAATGAACACGAATCTCCGAATTCTTGTTTGCAAGAACTACACACATAGGAGCCAGTGCAAAGGAGGAGAAGAGACTATACCTCGGCTAGGAACATGACTGCCCTAAAAATAGCTGGGAATTGAGATCCAGTTCCCTGGCAGTAGGCTGGCTTTCTCTGCTGCATAGCCCAGGAGGTGGGCAGAAGAAAGCTAATTGTGCCTCTTAGTCTTCCAGTCCAGAGCTGAGGAAAAGAAAGACCACTTGGAATTCTTAGAGAGGGCCTTGGGCCCAGCTCCAGTCAGCACTAATGCCAGGTCTGTAGCAGCCATGGAGTGTCATTTACATAGACGGCAGGCGCAAGGGCCCTTGCTTGTGGGACAGATTGTCCATGCCAAGTCTGCCAGACTTACAATGAGCAGCCGTATGCCTTGCTCCATTGGGTAGGAAAGGTCACAGGAACCTGTCCTTCCCTTCTTTCACAAGCCTGTCCTCTGACAGTTGCAGATGGATATCATGTTCTTTTCTGAGTTTTCACCAGGATAAGCACCATAGTCCCTTCGGCTGCTCAGAGGCCATGAATGGATCCCATTCATCATCCTAGTTGCTCTGTGGCTGAGTTTCTCAGCTCAGCACTGTTGAGTCTTGTAGGGGCAGTCCTTGAATGGCAGGCTCTAACGCTGACTCTACCTGCTAAATGTCACCAGATGCTGTCCATACCCTCCCAGTTGAGAGACTGTTCTTATCTGGAACTAGCTATTTGTCTGAACGTCTGTGACACCACCTTTTGCAGTCCATGGCAAACACCAGCTCTGGTTAGAACAAGGGATTGGTCTTGTCCTGTGTGGGGAAAGTTTCTGTGTGTGATCCCCCTGGTCTGCTGGAAGCCATCTTGCAGGCTTATGGGGGGCCTCTAGTATAGACTCACCCAATCTAAATGCCAAATGTTTGTTCTAATGTCTTATCATGGGTGTCCCAGAGGAAGAAAGtaagataaagaagaaacaagATTGAATGGAGACACTTGCTCTCAGAAGCTGTTCCCCAGGGGCCCACATCTCAGTATTTTTTCTTCCTGTGCTAGCCTAACCTGCAACAAAGTAGGAAGAAAGTCCAGCTGATGGTGGGGCTAGTATGCCAGCCGGCAGACCATGGGCAGGAAACGGCTGGCGGCAGAGATTCTGCATTGTAGCTGCCACCCTGACCTGGGGAGATAGTTGGAAGATGACCTGGGGAAGGGAGTGTTGGGGCGTTGTTTGAATGTCTGCTGGTACAGGGTAGTGTCAGACATTTAGTGGTCACTCAGCTGTAGAGTTAGGCTGGCATACTAGCTCTGTATCTAATGAAATCTTGGTCCTGGAGAACCATGGGCTAATTACTTCTTAAAGTAACTTGTTTCTTTGTTAGTAAGGTGGTGACAACAGTGTCTTCCTGTTGGACTGTCTAAAGAAACTACCTACAGCAATTGTGAGCACTCACTCGGTAGACCTTGGCTAGGAATTAGCTGTGGTTGTGATCACTGAATGGCTGGCTTTATTGATGGAGCAGCCTGTGTATTTGGTGCTGTCTACTTCTGGTACTGAGTTGGGAGGGGGAGCTGGGGCAGCTGGGGTATCTGGGTGGAGCTACCATCTTCTGACaccatcttccttccctcctcttcccatttGGCAGGCTTATGCTGACTATATCGGCTTTATCCTCACCCTCAATGAAGGTGTGAAAGGGAAGAAGCTGACCTTTGACTACAAAGTCTCTGAGGTAGGCACAGGCAAGGAGTCCTGCTATAGCCCACACAGGGTAATATCCATGGCAGGCTGATGCAGACGATGATTTGCCCAGCACAGTGCCGGAAGATTTGTGGCCCATATTCCTAATGTTTTAAATCTATGAATAAAATCACATTATAACTAAAAGCAAGGTAAATATGCAATTTTATAGTCTGTATTTTTTCTAATAGGTATTTTTTATTAAGCTTGAAATTAAAGATGacagaaggggctggagatgtggccaagtgcttgcctagcatacgcACAGCTCTGGGTTCCACGCCtagagctggaaaaaaaaattaaggtagtAGATGAGTTCTCTGCAGAGATCTCTAGCGGAAGCACGCATGGCATCAATGGAGACCAAAATAGGGTTAGTTCTAGTTCTATAGTAGATCCAGCACCACACCTTCCCATGACAACCCTGGTGGTAGTGCACAGGCACTCCTCCTGTCTGTTGGTACAACTGGTCACCCTGCTGAGACGTTCCCTCATTTGTTTTAACAGTCCTGACTGCAGCTGTGTCCCTGGGCACTGTTGCTCTGAGCATTTGACAAGGAGATCTGTGGGCCATTTCCTCACCTTCATTCCTAGCCGAAATTCTAGCTGAGCAGAGAGCACGGGCAGGCTTTTGGGATCTCCCTGTCTAATAGTTACTCTGGTTCTTTTAGAGACAGACTTGATTCCAGGAAAGGCATGGACTGGGAACAGATGGCCAGCCACCTCTACCACTGGAGGGTGTAGTCTTCCTTGTACATGCTGTTGCAACGCCATCTCCCAGAACTAGGTCCCAGGTTTCCAGTGGCCTCTTAGGTTCATGTCCCAGTTGGCCCAGGGCCACCCTGAGCCTCTTATCTCAGACAACCAGTGGCTGAGTAGCCTCTTAGCACTTTGGCTCTCTGCCCTCTAGTTACAGCTGGAGCCTATTGAGTAAGGTCTGGCCTTGTCCTGGCCTAGTTTCTTCATATGTCCTAGGCTAACATTGCCCTCTTTTAGCCTTCGTACCAGGTCAACTGCTGGGTGCTATAGTCTTGCTCTTTCTACTAGATAGGAGCTAGGACTGCACTGAGGAGAGACAGCTGGCCCTTGAGAGCTAACCCATAAGTGACTCCCTGAATTGGCTCTTTTTGGGCTGTGACTTTGGGTAAAGACTGACAGGGAGGATGAGCTCAGCAGTGCCCAGTATGCTGGAAACATCAAGGGGAGCTAATTAAAGGAGAATTCATAATTACCCCAGCCAGGACTGAGCTGCCAATCCCCTTGGGTCCTCAGTTGCTCCAGAGTTTCTATGGGAGCAGTCCTCACTGATCAGGTATTGCCTTGACTGAAGGGCTGCTCTTTTGGCAGTATCATACTGTGTTTCAGGGTTTGCCAGCACACCGCCTCCCAGCTGAGTGGctttgctccccccaccccagcttttGTTAGTCCTGGGGACAGAACCTAACACTCTGCACACACTAGGCAAGAGCGCTACACTAAATCGTGTCTCTATCTCCAATTCACTGGGTAAcctaggctgccttcaaacttgtgatcttcctgcttctgccttccaagtaccaGGATTATAGGTTTTCATCACCTATAATCCTtccttcttgtcctttctttttttaaaaaaaaatatttatttattatgtatacaatattgtgtttgtgtgtctgcctgcctgccagaagggaacaccagaccccattacagatggttgtgagccaccatgtggttactgggaattgaactcaggacctttggaagagcaagcaatgctcttaacctctgagccatctctccagccccttcttgtCCTTTCTTGCCCTCTGTAGAGTGGCTTGGCCCTCGGTGTAGAACATGAGGTGGGGAGCCACTAGGATCCCATGTGCAGAGGTTATCGTGTGCTGAAAGCCTCTGCTGTTCTTAGCTCCGTGTCAGCAGGTTCACTCAGGCTCACTCGGctctaactttcttttttttttttaaagatttatttattcactatgtatacagtattctgtctgcatgtacacctgcaggccagatctcattacagatggttgtgagccaccatgcggttgctgggaattgaacttaggacctctagaatagcaggcagtactcttaacctctgtctgagccatctgtctctccagttccctcAGCTCTAATTTTCCACCAGATGTTCTTGCTTTAGCTGGGGCACTGCCTAAGCTGGATCCATCCCTGTGCTTACCTCAGTGGGTGTACAGCCATAGCCAATTTGGTCCCCAGAAGTCTCCTGTGTTGTCGGGCAGCAGAAGGTACCAATCATAgcatgtagccatggctgtgtaTAAGGCTTTTCTTGTCgcactcagcacagcacccagaGCTCCTATGTCCTCTTAAGTACAacacagatagctctcaagagaGAGTGGAGGGACCTAGGCTAGTGATTTCCATACAACCAGAAGCAGCGTAAAAACCACAGCAAGGTAGAGAGTTTGTCTAGACCCATGACAACAAGTTGTTCTTTAGATTATACCTATGCTAGTACTGGAGAGGGTTTctattttgtattgtttgttgtttgcttttttttttttttttaaagaaagggtgaTGGGTCGgaaagcttttgtttgtttttgagacagggtccctctatATAGCCTTACCTGGCCtggatcttactgtgtagaccagactgaacttgaactcacagagatcctcttacttttgcctcctgagttctggaatgaAAGGCATTTGATACCACACCTTATTGTGTTGTTTCTTTTGCCTTTGtgggtttcttttgtgtgtgtgtgggggggggggagcagggagtTTTGAGGCTGGGAGTCAGGGCttttctgtagccctgactgtcctgactttgaactcagagtgCCTCTACCACCAGGGCAGAATGAGAAGTTGCCAAGTATAGTCAAGAGACACTGCTATAGGGATGGGAGGGGCACAAGTTATTCTTTGTGCTTTGGGGTGAGATGGGGTGGTTCCAGCCCAGGATtgcttctctctccagcccttctctccCAGCAGGCCAGACAGTAGATACAGAAGGAGGAGCTATGAGTCTCTTAATTATTTACTAACCCAGCTGAGCTAGCTTCTGGGTCCAGGCTCCTGCTGGCCTTAGGAGCCACATTCTTTATCTGTCCCCTTTAGTGCCTTGTCTGGGCTGATCTCCAGGGAGCCTGGTGCTTCCTGGGGCTAAGATGCCCCACCCTCCTGCAAGGCCCACTTGCTTTGGTTTGTACTCAGCAGCAGTTCCTGTGACCTGCTTCTCACAGAGCCTGGCTCTGGCAGCACTTGCGCTTACAGTTCAGCAAGGCATTTTTACGCCACTCTAGCCACCACCTCAGCGACAGGTCACTTCTTCCTCCATAGGTGAGGAGGTGGGAAGAGCAGCCTTCGGGGCCAGTGTGACGCTGTATGGCTAGAGTCCTTGCAGCTGGGGTCACTGGAGCCCTAGTCCTCACTGCAGGTGCACAGCCTCGGCCCTACCCAGTTCCAGGATCTCCTGGAGATTTCCCTTTATGCTGAGCATTCCCATTGACACAGACAGAATCTGCCTCCTAGCAGGGACCCTCTTCCGAAGGCTTCCTGGCCTGAGTTGCCACACAGTCTTACAGCCCTTAATCCTGGCTTGTTTCTCCAAGCTACACCTGTGCCTGAAGGAACGCGTGGATGGACGCCTGACCTGATTCCTCTTTAAACAGCATTTGATATGCTGGTGCCTCCCACGCCTGTGATTCTGCTTCCTGGTGCtggggcgggtgtgtgtgtgtgtctgggggggggCATGGAGAGATGGGTTCTTAGGCTGCCAGCTCTCGAAGCTTTGTACAGTAATCCCAGATTGGCACCAAGACAGCACTTCAGAATTGTGAACCAGTATTGTGTCTGGTAATGAAATATGAAGAAAGTCTAGACATTTAACAATAAGGACCATTAAGGGGGTTACAGCATTCTGTGTATACACTGGTGTAAAATGAGGTTCGGGGGAAAGGAACAGGCTAAGGCACTTGTCCATTGTCCAGTTTCAGGGTCTGCAGGCATTATGTATAGCCCATTGCTTTGTGGCAGGCTCTTTCCCTCATGtttggaagaaaaagacaagcttaGGTCTCTAAGTAGCTCAGTGCTGTTTTAGTAGTGTTGGAGGCAGGCTGTCTGCCTGTGGAGTTAGTTCTCGGAGTGTTGAGCAGAGGAGCACTAGAGAAAACAAGCCAGGGTGTTCAGATGTGGGTGGTGTTGGTTTGGGGAGGTCAGGGTTACTggctgtattagttacttctattgctgtgatcagTACCCGACaagaagcagcttaagggagaGGGTTATTCTGGCTTGCAGTTGAGGTccagttcatcatggcagggaaggtagaACCAGCTGAAGGGATGTGGGGTGGTTGTTCGCATGGCATccccagtcaggaagtagagatgaaGGCTGGTGCTCGGCTGGATTTCTCTTCTTATCCTAATTATTCAGACTGGGATCCCACCTGTAGAGTGATGCTACCCACATTCAGTTAAAGCATTTAGAAAATGCCCTagagacatacacagaaggaTGCTTCTACAGGGGATCTGAATGGGTCATGGTGACAATAAGattgtcttagtgtttctatggctgtgataaagcaccataaCCAGCAGGGTGTGGtgttgcacacttttaatcccagcactcaggaggccgaggcaggcagatctctgtgagtttgagactagcctggtctacacagtgagttccaggacagctagggttgttacacaaaaaaaccctagcttggaaaaatcctttaaaaggggggggggcaccttaaccaaaagcagctttggagaggaaaggttttattttcccTTGCAACACTACTCTTGCGTCACAGTGTAGCTctgaggggagtcagggcaggagcttgaGTGGAGGCCTGGAGGAGTATGTACCGCTTACTGGTTTATtcttccatggcttgctcagccgggctggccttgaactcagagatccgactgcctctgtcTCATCCCGAACGCTAGGATTAAAGGATTGCACCGCCGCTGCCCAGCTTCAGCCtgtttcttacagaacccaggccACCTGTCCAGGATTAGCACCGCCCACAGTAAGCTGGGCCCTCCtttatcaatcatcaatcaagaaaatgccacacactTGCCCAATAGGCCAGTCTAGTGGAACATTTCCTCAACTAaggttcccttttcccaaatGGTGCTAACTTTGTCTAACCAGCACAGAGATGACGTACCACACtgcatttctcttctcttctgtcatACATCCGTGCTGTTCAGTGAAAGACTTCAGTCACATCTGCTTTAACAAAGGTCGGGGCTGGGGTTTGTACCTATCTACCCATGACACTGGTCTGTCAGCCGAGTGTAATTTCCTCTCTGAAGGGAAGGTTACTCCCTGACCCTCCTTCATATTCAGGACAGTTAAGAATGAGAATAACAGCTAGGCCAGCCTAGGGGCCACCTCCTACAGCAATTGAGACTTCCTTCTGTGGCTCTAGCAGGGCTGCCAGTCACTGGTGTGGTTCCTCTATTTCACCTTCACAGGCCATTGAGAAGCTGGTGGCTCTTCTCGATACGCTGGATAGGTGGATTGATGAAACCCCACCGGTGGACCAGCCCTCCCGGTTTGGAAACAAGGCCTACAGGACCTGGTATGCCAAACTTGATCAGGTAAGACTTGTCAGAGCACAGGGTGGGCCGGGCCAGTGGGAGGACTGTTATGGCTCCAGATGGGGCAAGGTAATTTGTCAGAATGGCAGTTTTATTTATCTAACTGCAGGCATGGCTATCCCATGTATGAGGCtgcttattaaataattttattagccTCAGATTGGAAATGACACGTCAACTATAGTACTGTGAAGTACTATACAGCTGTGAAAAGGAATaggaagctgggaggtggtggcacacgcctttttaATCCCTGCTCctgggagacaggcagacagaaaaaaaaatccccccaaaaagaataaggaaaaccCGGGCATGAGTGCACACCCTGAATCCCAGTTTTTGGGTGGGAGAAGTCAAtggattcctgtgagtttgaggccagcctgatctctaTAACAAGTTTCAAGccagcagggctacataatgagaccctatcttaaaaaacaaaacaagcaatatgatttttaaaaagctccagtcttttttttttttttttttttttttttttgttttcgagacagggtttctctgtagctttggttcctgtcctggaactagctcttgtagaccaggctggcctcgaactcccagagatccgcctgcctctgccgcctgagtgctgggattaaaggcgtgcgccaccaccgccggcaagctccagtctttaaaaaaactCTTCACACCTAAAAGGTCCCAGTTCTCTTTAAAATCTGAGTCTTAACTAGGctcttataaaatagaaaataaggggGGGGATGATCAAGGTATAGTTATGATCAAATCAAAGCAGAACCAGAATTcaatggtatttaaaaaaaaaaaaccctcagcttCTCACATGTAGAATTCACACATGATCTTTTAGGCTCTCCAAAGGGCTTGGCCAGCCTGTGTCTCCTGCTCTGTCATCTGCAGCACACATAGCTTGTCTTGTAGGCTCAGTTCTACTTCACTCTTTCTACGATCCTCGTGCCTTCAGTGTCCTGTAGTTTCTATTGCAGTGGAATTGTGGGGCATCtgtttcttacagaacccaggccACCTGTCCAGGATTAGCACCGCCCACAGTAAGCTGGGCCCTCCtttatcaatcatcaatcaagaaaatgccacacactTGCCCACTAACTGTGGGGTCATTAGTGCACCATCACTAATGcccccacaccccagcctctcttcagggactctgaCCTTGCCACTTGATGTCAAGCCCCAGCTTCTCTCCTCCATGActcttcatgccttcaaaatcaAACCACGTGGAGACTCTTACATGTTGCCCAGTTTAGCTTCCAACTGGAGATGTAGTCTTGCCCAGAGCAGCTTGTCTACACAGGTTATCTGGTGAAATATTTCCCAGAAGACTTCTCCTTAATGATGCTGATCTTGTATTAATCGCAGCTGATTTCTCAGCACCAGCTGACCAGAAACCATCACATGAGCAGCCTCTGTAGAATCTGCTTCTTTGTGAAACTTGgcaagccaggcctccattgtCTGCATTTTTCTCAATACTCTGCCAAGCTCCCACAGAACAGCCCATTAAGCTCTGAGGTCTTGATATCTTTTCCAGCTGTGTGTGCCAAACCACAACCTTCCAACAAAACATGGTCAGATCCACTGATACaacaccccactcctggtaccagtTTTTGTTCTGTTACTTTGTTCATGGTGTATATTGTTTGAATCTAAAGCCAGAATTCattcactttttttgtttgtttttgttttttgaaacagggttttgctttcctggaactagctcttgtagaccaggctggcctcgaactcatagagatctgtctgcctctgccacccaagtgctggaattaaaagcgtgtgccaccactgcctggcaaatctTTGTAATGCACCTTCCACCCAGTCAAGCTGTAGAACATTTCAGCTTTCCAGGAGGGCCCCTCAGACTGGAGAGAGTTGATGTACACCAACTCTCCCGTacatggatttttttgttgttgttttttttgtttttcgagacagggtttctctgtggctttggagcctgtcctggaactagctctgtagaccaggctggtctcgaactcacagagatgctaggattaaaggcgtgcgccaccatcgcccagcctccCATACATGgattttatttgcatgtttttgAATTTCATGTTTTTGTAGCCTCCTTTCCTTGATGATGTTATATGTAGGTCAGATCTGTCACGTTGTCACTTGTGgcttatctttttctttgttgtgcaGTAGTTTGCTGCAGAAGTGTGCACAGGTTTACTCATTCTGCTATTTGGGTACATTCTagttgattttttgttttcttttgttttgttttctgagacagggtttttctgtgtagccctggctgtcctagaactggctctgtagaccagcctggccacgAACTCagtgatccacttgcctctgcctcctgagtgctgggattaaaggtgtgcaccaccacccacctgaCTGCTAGTGGCATTTTTATGTTTTGGCTACCATAAACAATACTGTTAGGAACATTTCATGTGTCTATCATGGCAGTCTTActgtgctgggaatagaaccaaCAACTAGGGACACAAAGACTTGATGGCCCATAATCTCTCTGGGCCTTTGGTGAACTACCACATAGGAGACTTGATCTTTTGTCTTGCTCCCAGTGTCACTCCAGGTGTCTCTCTGTTATgtcccctccccatttctctgGCTGGTCAGAACTGGGAAGAAGGCCAGGCTAGCAGATGCTGCCCCTGGGTGCCTGCTCCTCAGATAATGCCTAATCTACTGCCACCACTGTATGTCTCTTGTAttatcaggaagcagagaacttgGTGGCCTCAGTGGTCCCCACCCACCTGGCGGCTGCTGTACCTGAAGTGGCAGTTTACTTGAAGGAGGCTGTGGGGAACTCCACACGCATTGACTATGGCACAGGTATCTGCTGCTGAGGGCTTTGAGTGACTGGGGCCTTGCTGCTTTCTGTATGTTGCCTGGGCTGCTTTCTTCGTgttccacgtgtgtgtgtgtgtgtgtgtgtgtgtgtgtgtgtgtgtgcgcgcgtgtgtccGTGTccccatgtgtctgtgtctgtccagGGGATGGGGGTGGGCGGGCACTGTGCTCAATTTTATTCCACCAGATGGCGCTACTGCCACAGGCAT comes from the Microtus pennsylvanicus isolate mMicPen1 chromosome 9, mMicPen1.hap1, whole genome shotgun sequence genome and includes:
- the Ptpa gene encoding serine/threonine-protein phosphatase 2A activator isoform X2; translation: MAEGERQPPPDSSEETPPATQNFIIPKKEIHTVPDMGKWKRSQAYADYIGFILTLNEGVKGKKLTFDYKVSEAIEKLVALLDTLDRWIDETPPVDQPSRFGNKAYRTWYAKLDQEAENLVASVVPTHLAAAVPEVAVYLKEAVGNSTRIDYGTGHEAAFAAFLCCLCKIGVLRVDDQVAIVFKVFDRYLEVMRKLQKTYRMEPAGSQGVWGLDDFQFLPFIWGSSQLIDEDRPLCRALQPAVEYQCCPLMVQSEPGSHPHV